The following proteins are encoded in a genomic region of Methylococcales bacterium:
- a CDS encoding transposase, with the protein MVLNHRYNELSEKTYRRWFNKKLDFLKFNQVGNNEILSTSGQKIAALECSFVNKSGEKTYGLAKFWDSKQKFTHGVIAKGYHQIGKLRYDANLRLLYEGVQKEKGRHKCYDSKWIVGETRKLELAGKQGGVKIYTAIVNSVSLKCNIRIAYLVKTTSQGTRYALLFSTDTEIDAMTLYNYYKARFQIEFLFRDAKQFTGLCDCQARSEPALHSHFKARFTALNLIKWHDRLLSPKRKPISIGSWKTRFFNELLIKRIFSNSGVDLSLIKCSSQYEELCSFGVISH; encoded by the coding sequence GTGGTTCTAAACCACCGTTACAATGAGTTATCAGAAAAAACCTATCGTCGATGGTTTAATAAAAAGTTAGATTTTCTTAAATTTAATCAGGTAGGTAATAATGAAATTCTTTCAACGTCGGGACAAAAAATAGCGGCTTTAGAGTGTAGCTTTGTTAACAAAAGTGGTGAAAAAACTTACGGTTTAGCTAAGTTTTGGGATTCTAAACAAAAGTTTACCCATGGCGTGATCGCTAAAGGTTACCATCAAATTGGAAAATTACGTTATGATGCTAATTTACGTTTACTCTACGAAGGTGTGCAAAAAGAAAAAGGTCGCCATAAATGTTATGACAGTAAGTGGATTGTGGGTGAGACGAGAAAATTAGAATTAGCAGGTAAACAGGGTGGTGTTAAGATTTATACAGCAATCGTTAATTCTGTCTCATTGAAATGTAATATTCGCATCGCTTATTTAGTTAAAACAACGTCACAAGGTACACGTTATGCCTTGTTGTTTTCAACAGATACAGAGATTGATGCAATGACACTTTATAATTATTACAAGGCACGGTTTCAGATTGAATTTCTATTTCGTGATGCTAAACAATTTACAGGACTTTGTGATTGCCAAGCACGTTCTGAACCTGCTTTACACAGCCATTTTAAGGCACGTTTTACTGCGCTAAATTTGATTAAATGGCATGACCGACTTTTAAGTCCTAAACGAAAACCAATTTCAATCGGTAGCTGGAAGACTAGATTTTTCAATGAGTTATTGATTAAACGTATTTTTTCAAACTCTGGGGTAGACCTGAGTTTAATAAAATGCTCTTCTCAATACGAGGAGCTTTGTAGCTTCGGGGTTATCTCGCATTAA
- a CDS encoding DUF938 domain-containing protein — translation MSNDKPALDPHPLSEYVAWAGNRNREPLLGVLKDKFPTDEGQVLELASGSGMHVNYFAPHFEYLHFHPTDRDQDVFDNIKQLSVEQGNDNIADPVHLDLTDPETWLNVKGKPHSFASIFCINIFQVAPVSIADGIMECASKLLTKEGFLLIYGPFKIEGTFSTKSNQAFHNTLASAGVDEWGLKDVADLNTAAQKQGLELKEKIDMPSNNFSLIFAKI, via the coding sequence ATGAGTAATGATAAGCCCGCTTTAGACCCACATCCTCTCAGTGAATATGTTGCTTGGGCAGGAAATCGCAATCGTGAGCCACTATTAGGTGTATTAAAAGACAAATTTCCAACCGATGAAGGGCAGGTTTTAGAACTTGCCAGTGGCAGTGGAATGCATGTTAATTATTTTGCTCCGCATTTTGAATACTTACATTTTCATCCAACGGACAGAGATCAAGACGTTTTTGATAATATCAAACAACTTTCTGTCGAACAGGGCAACGATAATATTGCGGATCCTGTTCATTTAGATTTAACCGACCCTGAAACGTGGCTTAATGTTAAAGGCAAACCTCATTCCTTTGCATCAATCTTTTGTATTAATATTTTTCAGGTTGCCCCTGTTTCGATCGCGGATGGTATAATGGAATGCGCATCTAAACTTTTGACTAAAGAAGGTTTTTTGTTAATCTATGGGCCTTTTAAAATTGAAGGAACTTTTAGCACAAAATCGAATCAAGCCTTTCATAATACTTTAGCTTCTGCTGGAGTTGATGAATGGGGCTTAAAAGATGTTGCTGACTTAAATACAGCCGCTCAAAAGCAGGGTTTGGAATTAAAAGAAAAAATTGATATGCCATCGAATAATTTTTCATTAATTTTTGCCAAAATATAA
- a CDS encoding carbonic anhydrase, whose amino-acid sequence MSKVLNEVLLANRNYAAEFDKGDLPMPPGRHFAILTCMDARLDPAKYAGLSEGDAHVIRNAGGRASDDAIRSLVISYKLLGTREWFVIHHTDCGMETFTDDIMRDLLGSSLKTASVDASGWHDCCEGPCSDEGKYIDWLTIKDQAKSVTEDVIRIKSHALVPDDIPVYGYIYDVKSGQLIEVPTATEVGRAS is encoded by the coding sequence ATGAGTAAAGTACTAAATGAAGTCTTATTAGCAAATCGCAATTATGCCGCAGAATTTGATAAAGGGGATTTACCCATGCCTCCTGGACGGCATTTTGCGATTTTAACCTGTATGGATGCGCGTTTGGATCCTGCTAAATATGCAGGGTTATCGGAAGGGGATGCTCATGTAATTCGTAATGCAGGCGGACGCGCAAGTGATGATGCGATTCGTTCGTTAGTGATTTCTTATAAATTATTAGGAACACGCGAATGGTTTGTTATTCACCATACTGATTGCGGTATGGAAACCTTTACTGATGATATTATGCGTGATTTATTAGGCAGCAGTTTAAAAACGGCCTCGGTTGATGCGAGCGGTTGGCATGATTGCTGTGAAGGCCCTTGTTCTGATGAAGGTAAATATATAGATTGGTTAACGATTAAAGATCAAGCTAAAAGTGTGACCGAAGATGTTATTCGGATTAAATCTCATGCGTTAGTGCCTGATGATATTCCTGTTTATGGTTATATTTATGATGTTAAATCAGGTCAATTAATTGAAGTGCCTACAGCAACTGAAGTGGGTCGAGCTAGCTAA
- a CDS encoding nucleotidyltransferase domain-containing protein encodes MRLKTEDIKIIKTLTATFFGETSSVFLFGSRVDDHKKGGDIDLYIEVDDKHDLFERKIKFLARLKRAIGDQKIDLVFNEDSSRLIEQEIKKWAIKL; translated from the coding sequence GTGAGATTAAAAACAGAGGACATTAAAATAATAAAAACATTAACCGCCACTTTTTTCGGAGAAACGAGTTCTGTTTTTTTGTTTGGCAGTCGAGTCGATGACCATAAAAAAGGCGGTGATATTGATTTATACATTGAAGTCGATGATAAGCATGATCTTTTTGAACGAAAGATAAAATTTTTAGCCCGATTAAAACGTGCTATAGGCGATCAAAAAATTGATCTCGTCTTTAATGAAGATAGCTCACGACTCATCGAACAGGAAATAAAAAAATGGGCAATCAAGCTTTAA
- a CDS encoding DUF1326 domain-containing protein — translation MTDDWILKGSYFESCNCEAACPCVWFKESTEGDCKLLIVWHIDTGHLNEVALDGLNVALASQAPTWERLPSSSA, via the coding sequence ATGACAGATGATTGGATTCTAAAAGGCAGTTATTTTGAAAGTTGTAACTGCGAAGCCGCGTGTCCTTGCGTCTGGTTTAAAGAATCAACCGAAGGTGATTGTAAATTGCTCATTGTGTGGCATATTGACACAGGACATTTAAACGAAGTCGCACTTGATGGTTTAAATGTCGCCTTAGCCTCCCAAGCTCCAACTTGGGAACGCCTACCCTCAAGCTCTGCTTGA
- a CDS encoding DUF6399 domain-containing protein, whose product MLELRARAFEKIAEKQGINDHKGVMKKFRNQIKPLAVSISFWWLWVRETLQNLGLDADTEYWLTTTLLPVVYWHQKMEQTKSRRSKENYRKAWETASDKLKSDPFSAKLSISEMQRWLTLAEHMARQFQRSSSAVEGRNGCLSQMYRNGRGLNKKRLNALTVIHNYGIKREDGTTAAMRLFDTEFPDLFSWLLNEMGELPLPRNSRKRVFSNPLKLLDVPS is encoded by the coding sequence TTGCTAGAGTTAAGAGCGCGAGCCTTTGAAAAAATAGCGGAAAAACAAGGGATTAACGATCATAAAGGCGTGATGAAAAAGTTTCGTAATCAAATAAAACCGTTAGCGGTATCCATCAGTTTTTGGTGGCTTTGGGTACGCGAAACCTTGCAAAATTTGGGGCTTGATGCGGATACCGAATATTGGTTGACCACAACATTATTACCCGTTGTTTATTGGCATCAGAAAATGGAACAAACTAAAAGCCGCAGGTCAAAGGAAAACTATCGAAAAGCTTGGGAAACCGCGTCTGATAAGCTCAAATCAGACCCATTTAGTGCAAAGTTATCAATCAGTGAAATGCAGCGATGGCTAACATTGGCGGAGCATATGGCAAGGCAGTTTCAACGCAGTTCATCTGCGGTGGAAGGGCGAAATGGCTGTTTATCGCAAATGTATCGCAATGGGCGAGGTTTGAATAAAAAGCGATTAAACGCGTTGACGGTCATTCATAACTACGGAATCAAACGTGAGGATGGCACAACCGCCGCCATGCGTTTATTTGATACCGAGTTTCCAGACTTGTTTTCATGGCTACTGAATGAAATGGGCGAGTTACCGCTTCCTAGAAATAGTCGAAAGCGTGTGTTTTCTAACCCTTTGAAATTGCTGGATGTCCCGTCTTAA
- the rpsT gene encoding 30S ribosomal protein S20 — MANTAQAKKRARQAEKSRIRNAGQRSKLRTFTKKVIVAVESGNKEEAQLAYNTAVPIIDSAVSKGLIHKNKAARNKSRLNKRVYAMA, encoded by the coding sequence ATGGCTAATACAGCACAAGCGAAAAAAAGAGCGCGTCAGGCAGAAAAAAGCCGTATTCGCAACGCAGGACAGCGTAGCAAATTACGCACCTTCACTAAAAAAGTAATTGTTGCCGTTGAATCAGGTAATAAAGAAGAAGCGCAGTTAGCTTATAACACAGCTGTTCCTATTATTGACTCTGCGGTTTCTAAAGGTCTTATCCATAAAAATAAGGCTGCACGTAATAAAAGTAGATTAAATAAACGCGTCTATGCAATGGCATAA
- the murJ gene encoding murein biosynthesis integral membrane protein MurJ, with protein sequence MSKKLFKSTAIVSGMTMISRILGFIRDMLFARIFGVDSGTDAFFVAFKIPNFLRRLFAEGAFAQAFVPVLADYKEKGSQEALKLFIDRTAGALALILMAVTIIGMIAAPLLIMLFAPGFMWEGNQYDLAVQMLRITFPYLFFISSVAFAGGILNSHGQFAVPAFTPVFLNLCMISAAIWLSPLMAEPIIALAWGVFIAGMVQLAFQLPALMALGLVPRPQFGFKDSGVKRIMSLMLPAIFGVSITQINLLLDTLLASFLAAGSVSWLYYSDRLVEFPLGLFGIALATVILPSLSKNHAAKDHEAFSRSLDWGLRLVLLIGIPSSIGLFLLAEPMLSTLFKYNEFGINDVQMAGKSLMAYSVGLLGFILVKILVPGFTSRKDMKTPVRFGIYAMIANMVFNLILYYPLAHAGLALATSLGAFFNASLLLKQLLKEKIYQPVQGWKNYLLKIILANSVMGGCLYYFVDITRWYDWNALDKIMYLALTIILAALVYAIVLLLSGFRPQHLSPQLVDLMPVDTHRRHKKKSRKLNKRQRLKQQRRRSRQK encoded by the coding sequence TTGAGTAAAAAACTTTTTAAATCGACCGCTATTGTCAGTGGGATGACGATGATCTCAAGAATTTTAGGCTTTATTAGGGATATGTTATTTGCACGAATTTTTGGGGTTGATTCGGGAACCGATGCTTTTTTTGTTGCCTTTAAAATTCCTAATTTTTTACGACGATTATTTGCAGAAGGGGCCTTTGCTCAAGCCTTTGTTCCCGTATTAGCGGACTACAAAGAAAAAGGCAGTCAAGAGGCGTTGAAGCTTTTTATTGATCGAACCGCAGGCGCGTTGGCTTTAATTTTAATGGCGGTGACGATTATTGGAATGATCGCCGCGCCCTTACTGATTATGTTATTTGCGCCAGGTTTTATGTGGGAAGGCAATCAATATGATTTAGCGGTGCAGATGTTACGAATCACCTTTCCCTATTTATTTTTTATTTCTTCTGTCGCCTTTGCAGGGGGAATTTTAAATTCACATGGACAGTTTGCCGTTCCCGCCTTTACCCCTGTATTTTTAAATCTTTGTATGATTAGTGCGGCCATTTGGTTATCACCACTGATGGCTGAACCTATTATAGCTTTGGCTTGGGGGGTTTTTATTGCAGGAATGGTACAGTTAGCGTTTCAATTACCCGCGTTAATGGCATTGGGTTTGGTGCCGCGTCCTCAGTTTGGATTTAAAGATTCAGGGGTTAAACGAATTATGTCGTTAATGTTACCTGCTATTTTTGGGGTGTCCATTACTCAGATTAATTTGTTACTTGATACCTTATTGGCCTCATTCTTAGCCGCAGGAAGTGTTTCATGGCTCTATTATTCAGATCGCTTGGTTGAATTTCCATTAGGTCTTTTTGGAATTGCACTGGCCACGGTTATTTTACCGAGTTTATCTAAAAATCATGCCGCCAAAGATCATGAGGCTTTTTCACGGTCGTTGGACTGGGGTTTACGGTTAGTGTTACTTATCGGTATTCCGTCGTCGATTGGTTTATTTTTATTAGCGGAGCCGATGTTATCGACGCTGTTTAAATATAATGAATTTGGAATCAACGACGTGCAGATGGCGGGTAAAAGTTTGATGGCGTATTCAGTTGGATTATTAGGCTTCATTTTGGTGAAAATTTTAGTCCCTGGGTTTACATCACGTAAAGATATGAAAACCCCTGTTCGCTTTGGAATTTATGCCATGATTGCGAATATGGTGTTTAATTTAATTTTATATTACCCATTGGCTCATGCAGGATTAGCGTTAGCAACCTCATTAGGGGCTTTTTTTAATGCGAGCTTGTTATTAAAGCAGTTGCTAAAAGAAAAAATTTATCAACCTGTGCAAGGTTGGAAAAACTATTTATTGAAAATTATCCTCGCAAATAGTGTGATGGGCGGGTGTCTTTATTATTTTGTTGATATAACGCGTTGGTATGACTGGAATGCGTTGGATAAAATAATGTATTTGGCCTTAACGATTATTTTAGCGGCTTTAGTGTATGCGATTGTTTTATTGTTAAGTGGTTTTCGGCCTCAACATTTATCGCCGCAATTAGTTGATTTAATGCCTGTTGATACGCATCGAAGACACAAGAAAAAATCAAGGAAATTAAATAAACGACAGCGGCTTAAGCAACAACGCCGACGTAGTCGTCAAAAATAA
- a CDS encoding nucleotidyltransferase substrate binding protein encodes MGNQALIYKEKFEKNLKEAAIHLQRINEAFEELSINYSFPIETEDFLKILVNRNELAFADQIIYRFSKTQDSMGAKLFKSFVQYQGENINRPFLDILNSLEKLDILDVEKWFELREIRNEIAHDYEENELLAKTILNNIYRYKEELNTILNMLEQQINNT; translated from the coding sequence ATGGGCAATCAAGCTTTAATTTATAAAGAAAAATTTGAAAAAAACCTTAAAGAAGCCGCGATACATTTACAACGTATTAATGAAGCGTTTGAAGAGTTATCCATTAACTATTCATTTCCAATCGAAACTGAGGATTTTTTGAAAATTCTAGTTAATAGAAATGAGTTAGCCTTTGCCGATCAAATTATCTATCGTTTTTCAAAAACACAAGATAGTATGGGGGCAAAATTATTCAAGAGCTTCGTTCAATACCAAGGCGAAAATATAAACCGTCCTTTTTTAGATATTCTAAATTCATTGGAAAAATTAGATATTTTAGACGTGGAAAAATGGTTTGAATTAAGAGAAATTAGAAATGAAATTGCTCATGATTACGAAGAAAATGAATTACTGGCTAAAACTATCCTCAATAATATTTATCGCTATAAAGAAGAATTAAACACTATTTTAAACATGCTTGAACAACAAATAAATAATACTTAA
- a CDS encoding DDE-type integrase/transposase/recombinase — MSLDDVVDTVVPVIPKANRSNVSRTLKAQSISQVPEEKKAKAKKFKEYEPGYLHIDVTYMPKLEGIKYYLFVAIDRATRLMYYKVYKNKTADNAVSFLAECKEFFPFYLSHILTDNGLEFTDKWARGKGVVSGNHKFDKECSEDNIDHRLTAPHTPATNGMVERVNGTIKNATIKVEEYQNIGELKESLNKFLLYYLFTRRHGSLRRELKVRTPYEAMESWFKTKPELFKISPDEFRANAFEKLEQRGEN, encoded by the coding sequence ATGAGCTTAGATGATGTAGTGGATACTGTAGTTCCAGTGATACCAAAAGCAAATAGAAGTAATGTTAGCAGAACATTAAAAGCACAAAGTATCAGTCAAGTTCCAGAAGAGAAAAAAGCGAAAGCAAAGAAGTTTAAAGAATATGAACCTGGGTATCTCCATATAGATGTCACCTATATGCCAAAGCTAGAAGGAATCAAATATTACCTCTTTGTCGCCATAGATAGGGCTACACGGCTTATGTACTACAAGGTATATAAAAATAAGACAGCTGATAATGCAGTATCATTTCTAGCAGAGTGTAAAGAGTTCTTTCCTTTTTATCTCTCTCATATACTCACAGACAATGGACTAGAGTTCACAGATAAATGGGCAAGAGGAAAAGGAGTAGTCAGTGGTAATCATAAATTTGATAAGGAGTGCAGTGAGGACAATATAGACCATAGACTAACAGCTCCACATACTCCTGCAACCAACGGAATGGTAGAGAGAGTGAATGGTACTATCAAAAATGCTACAATTAAAGTAGAAGAGTATCAAAATATAGGAGAACTCAAAGAAAGTTTAAATAAGTTTTTGCTATATTATCTTTTTACACGAAGACACGGAAGCCTAAGAAGAGAGTTGAAAGTCAGAACTCCCTACGAAGCTATGGAAAGTTGGTTTAAAACTAAACCTGAATTATTCAAGATTTCGCCTGATGAGTTTAGAGCTAATGCTTTTGAAAAATTGGAACAACGTGGTGAGAATTGA
- the alaS gene encoding alanine--tRNA ligase: MKTNITSAAVRAAFLDFFQQHGHTVEPSSSLVPVNDPTLLFTNAGMVPFKDVFLGREQRNFVRAASSQRCVRAGGKHNDLENVGYTARHHTFFEMLGNFSFGDYFKEEAIHFAWQFLTVELKIPAEKLWVTVFEEDADTEQIWLEKIGVDPSRLSKIGAKDNFWSMGETGPCGPCSEIFYDHGETIAGGPPGTPEEEGDRYIEIWNLVFMQYNRDQDGVLHPLPKPSVDTGMGLERVTAILQGVHNNYEIDLFQGLLKVAAKLANTEDLSLSSLRVIADHIRSCAFLIVDEVMPSNEGRGYVLRRIIRRAIRHGYRLGIREIFFYKLVAPLVDEMGAAYPELAKAQAQVERILKKEEQRFAETLEQGMKVLEACILKMHDSVIPGDTAFLLYDTYGFPLDLTADFARENNLTVDHAAFEIAMNKQRERARGASSFKVAYDHEIEHDSQTEFTGYQSLTNEANILGLFNQGNAVDCLQTNNEGVLLLDKTPFYGESGGQVGDNGLIEVEGGIFKVTDTQKQAGTLFLHQGKVISGELKQGQSCHASVNSDPRKATELNHSATHLLHAALRQVLGEHVTQKGSLVNPKQLRFDFSHFEPMTKDEISHVEKLVNQQIRLNHLVSANIMPKAAAMEAGAMALFGEKYGDEVRVLKMGEFSTELCGGTHVERTGEIGFCKITSETGVAAGVRRLEAVTGQAGFDWVHANNQALTQVAQLLKSSPEKVESKVQQLLEKHKLLEKELERLQAKLASSAGDELSSQAVEINGIKVLAVELKEVDPKAMRGMVDQLKNKLGKSAIILATVTGDKVSLIAGVSKAETKQLKAGDLVNFIAQQVGGKGGGRPDMAQAGGNNPAALSGALKQVPEWVKLQLSH; encoded by the coding sequence ATGAAAACAAATATAACCAGTGCCGCCGTACGAGCTGCTTTTTTAGACTTTTTTCAACAACATGGACACACGGTTGAGCCAAGTAGCTCTTTAGTGCCAGTAAATGACCCCACGCTATTATTTACTAATGCGGGCATGGTTCCTTTTAAAGATGTCTTTTTAGGTCGAGAACAGAGAAACTTTGTACGCGCAGCCTCTAGCCAGCGTTGTGTACGTGCAGGTGGCAAGCATAATGATTTAGAAAATGTCGGTTATACCGCACGTCATCATACGTTTTTTGAAATGCTAGGTAACTTTAGTTTTGGTGATTATTTCAAAGAAGAAGCGATACATTTTGCATGGCAATTTTTAACCGTAGAGCTAAAGATTCCTGCGGAAAAATTATGGGTCACTGTCTTTGAAGAAGATGCCGATACGGAACAAATTTGGTTAGAAAAAATAGGTGTTGATCCTTCACGCTTATCTAAAATTGGCGCAAAAGATAATTTTTGGTCAATGGGTGAGACAGGGCCTTGTGGTCCTTGTAGTGAAATATTCTACGATCATGGCGAAACGATTGCAGGCGGGCCTCCAGGAACTCCCGAAGAAGAGGGCGACCGTTATATTGAAATTTGGAACTTAGTCTTTATGCAATATAACCGCGATCAAGACGGGGTTTTACATCCGTTACCGAAACCTTCTGTGGATACAGGCATGGGCTTGGAGCGCGTCACGGCGATTTTACAAGGGGTGCATAATAATTATGAGATTGATTTATTTCAAGGTTTATTGAAAGTTGCGGCAAAATTAGCCAATACCGAGGATTTAAGTTTAAGTTCTTTACGAGTGATTGCCGATCATATTCGTTCGTGTGCCTTTTTAATTGTTGATGAAGTGATGCCTTCCAATGAAGGGCGGGGTTATGTATTAAGACGAATTATTCGCCGTGCAATTCGTCATGGTTATCGTTTAGGGATTCGTGAGATTTTCTTTTATAAACTCGTTGCGCCCTTAGTTGATGAAATGGGCGCGGCTTATCCTGAATTGGCGAAAGCTCAAGCACAGGTTGAACGAATTTTGAAAAAAGAAGAACAACGTTTTGCCGAGACTTTAGAACAAGGTATGAAAGTTTTGGAAGCCTGTATTTTAAAAATGCACGACAGCGTAATTCCAGGTGACACCGCTTTTTTACTTTATGACACCTATGGATTTCCGTTAGACCTAACCGCTGATTTTGCCCGTGAAAATAACTTAACCGTCGATCATGCCGCCTTTGAAATTGCGATGAATAAGCAACGAGAACGTGCAAGAGGCGCGAGTAGTTTTAAGGTTGCTTACGATCACGAAATTGAACATGACAGTCAAACTGAATTTACAGGTTATCAATCGTTAACGAATGAAGCGAATATTCTCGGTTTATTTAATCAAGGGAACGCTGTTGATTGTCTACAAACCAATAATGAAGGGGTTTTATTGTTAGACAAAACGCCGTTTTATGGTGAGTCGGGCGGACAAGTCGGTGATAACGGTTTAATTGAAGTAGAGGGCGGCATTTTTAAAGTCACGGATACCCAAAAACAAGCAGGCACGTTATTTTTACATCAAGGCAAAGTCATTTCAGGTGAGCTAAAACAAGGACAATCCTGTCATGCAAGCGTTAATAGTGATCCTCGAAAAGCGACCGAATTAAACCATTCAGCCACTCATTTATTACATGCCGCATTAAGACAAGTTTTAGGGGAGCATGTGACTCAGAAAGGCTCATTAGTGAATCCTAAACAATTACGTTTTGATTTTTCACATTTTGAGCCGATGACTAAGGATGAAATAAGCCATGTTGAAAAATTAGTTAATCAACAAATACGCTTAAATCATTTGGTTTCAGCTAACATCATGCCTAAAGCCGCTGCTATGGAAGCAGGCGCGATGGCGTTGTTTGGTGAAAAATATGGTGATGAGGTACGGGTTTTAAAAATGGGTGAATTTTCCACCGAGCTTTGTGGAGGCACCCATGTTGAACGGACAGGGGAAATAGGTTTTTGTAAAATCACCTCTGAAACAGGCGTTGCCGCAGGGGTACGTCGTTTGGAAGCGGTGACAGGTCAAGCAGGATTTGATTGGGTTCATGCAAATAATCAAGCGTTAACGCAGGTCGCGCAGTTATTAAAAAGTTCGCCTGAAAAGGTTGAAAGTAAAGTTCAGCAGTTATTAGAAAAACATAAATTGTTAGAAAAAGAACTTGAGCGTTTACAAGCGAAGCTAGCGAGTTCAGCGGGGGATGAGTTAAGTTCTCAGGCGGTTGAGATTAATGGCATTAAGGTTTTGGCGGTTGAATTGAAAGAGGTTGATCCCAAAGCGATGCGTGGAATGGTGGATCAATTAAAAAATAAACTCGGTAAATCGGCGATTATTTTAGCCACGGTGACGGGTGATAAAGTGAGTTTGATTGCTGGGGTTTCAAAAGCGGAAACTAAGCAACTTAAAGCGGGTGATTTGGTTAATTTTATCGCGCAACAAGTTGGGGGGAAAGGCGGTGGTCGTCCTGATATGGCACAAGCGGGGGGGAATAATCCTGCGGCTTTGTCGGGTGCTTTGAAGCAAGTTCCAGAGTGGGTTAAGTTACAACTTAGCCATTAA
- a CDS encoding BrnA antitoxin family protein produces the protein MSEDFSKGKRGSVVPSDPNKVRITIRLDADIINHFKALVNNSGGENYQTLINEALREHIQAHNESLEITLRKIIRDELKLIKVA, from the coding sequence ATGAGTGAAGATTTCAGTAAAGGAAAACGTGGCTCAGTAGTTCCCTCTGACCCAAATAAAGTGCGAATTACTATTCGCCTAGATGCTGATATTATTAACCATTTCAAAGCATTAGTTAATAATTCAGGGGGTGAAAATTACCAAACACTTATCAATGAGGCTTTACGAGAGCATATTCAAGCCCACAATGAATCATTAGAAATAACACTGCGAAAAATAATTCGTGATGAATTAAAATTAATAAAGGTAGCGTAA
- a CDS encoding SDR family NAD(P)-dependent oxidoreductase has product MEGKCLAVIIGVGSERGLGATLADHFSAQGLHVIIAGRSENKLNKVAAVIEAKNGSVTTVVADATSEQDIKHLSEVVKLEGGNVEIAVYNVASNIPSPLLETEADTFTALWQQSCFGAFLFAKAMLDSMLSMSNHPSTLIFTGATASLRAKPPFTAFSSAKFALRALAQGVAREFSPQGVHVLHAIIDGVIDGDVAVEQFPDYVATKGKEGLLQREEIAKTYWMIHQQHPSAWTHEIDLRPFKEVF; this is encoded by the coding sequence ATGGAGGGGAAATGTTTAGCCGTTATCATTGGGGTTGGGTCAGAACGTGGTCTGGGCGCTACACTCGCCGATCACTTTTCAGCGCAAGGGTTACACGTCATCATCGCCGGTCGCTCAGAAAATAAGCTTAACAAAGTCGCCGCCGTCATTGAAGCTAAAAATGGCTCGGTGACAACGGTGGTTGCGGATGCAACTAGTGAGCAGGATATAAAGCATTTATCTGAGGTCGTAAAGCTTGAAGGCGGTAACGTGGAAATTGCGGTTTATAATGTCGCCAGTAACATTCCTTCGCCGTTACTAGAAACAGAAGCGGATACCTTTACTGCGCTATGGCAACAAAGTTGTTTTGGAGCCTTTTTATTTGCTAAAGCGATGCTTGATTCTATGCTGAGTATGAGCAATCATCCCAGTACTCTTATCTTTACAGGCGCAACCGCCTCATTAAGAGCAAAACCGCCGTTTACTGCATTTTCTTCGGCTAAATTTGCATTAAGAGCTTTAGCACAAGGGGTCGCTCGGGAATTTTCACCCCAAGGAGTTCATGTGCTTCATGCCATTATTGATGGCGTTATTGATGGCGATGTCGCGGTTGAACAATTTCCTGATTATGTTGCTACGAAAGGTAAAGAGGGCTTGTTACAGCGTGAAGAAATCGCTAAAACCTATTGGATGATCCATCAACAACATCCTAGCGCGTGGACACATGAAATTGATCTACGACCCTTTAAAGAAGTGTTTTAA